The nucleotide window cctcctccaggaggccttcccacactcagccccctccccatcccccccgccttacctccttcccctccccacagcacctgtatgtatgcatatatatttgtacgtatttattactctattttatttgtatttatttcattttgttaatatgttttgttctctgtctcccccttctagactgcgagcccgctgatgggtaggggccgtctctagatgttgccaacttggacttcccaagcgcttagtacagtgctctgcatacagtaagcgctcaataaatacgattgagtgaatgaatgaatgaaatcccccgaGGTACCAGAACCCCAGCCTGCTCTAGTCCTTGTTCCAGAGGCATCCTGGGACCCAGCATCCCGCTTCTTTCCTTCCCTGGGCTTTCTTCCCAACCGGATAAAGTGTAACGTagcgccctcccccccacccccccaggtcctatcgctcaatcaatccatgctattgattgagcgcttttgtgcagagcactgctcattcattcaatcgtatttattgagcgcttactgtgtgcagagcactgtactaagcgcttgggagaatactattttgctgtgagaccttgggtaagccatttcacttttctgggcctgttccctcatctgtaaaacggggattgagactgtgagccccatgtgggacagggactgtgtctaacctgattagcttgtatctacccctgatgatgatggcattttttgagcgcttactgtgtgcagagcactgtactaagcgcttgggagaatactggtttgctgtgagaccttgggtaagccatttcactcttctgggcctcagttccctcatctgtaaaatggggattgagactgtgagccccatgtgggacagggactgtgtccaacctgattagcttgtatctacccctgatgatgatggcatttattgagcgcttacggtgtgcagagcactgtactaagcgcttgggagaatactggtttgctgtgagaccttgggtaagtcatttcacttttctgggcctgttccctgatctgtaaaatgggaattgagactgtgagccccatgtgggacaagggactgtgtccaacccgattagcttgtatctacccctgatgatgatgatgatgatgatgatggcatttattgagcacttactgtgtgcacagcactgtactaagtgcttgggagaatactggtttgctgtgagaccttgggtaagccatttcactcttctgggcctcagttccctcatctgtaaaatggggattgagactgtgagccccatgtgggacagggactgtgtccaacctgattagcttgtatctacccctgatgatgatgatgatgatggcatttattaagtgcttactatgtgcagagcactgtactgagcgcttgggagaatactggtttgctgtgacaccttgggtaagccatttcacttttctgggcctcagttccctcatctgtaaaatggggattgagactgtgagccccatgtgggacagggactgtgtccaacctgattagcttgtatctacccttgatgatgatggcatttattaagcgcttactatgtgcagagcactgttctaaacgctggggaggttacaaggtgatcaggttgtcccacggggggggctcacagtcttaatccccattttacagatgagggaactgaggcccagagaagttaagtgacttgccccaagtcgcagagctgggatttgaactcatgacctccgactccaaagcccgggctctttccactgagccacgctacccctgcgcttagagcggtgcttgacacatagtaagcgctgaacagataccattattattattattactccttctacaacagaagaattagcagatatgttccctgccatgtCTTACTCACAAGAAGATTGTTCCTCCGGTCCGGTCCAGGGTAAGATATAAGAATCGTTGGGCGGAAAACAGCAAGGGGATGGTTTACACCCtgaagttcattcgttcagtttattttacttgtacacatctattctatttattttattttgttaatatgtttggttttttaatctgtcgcccccttctagactgtgagcccactgttgggtagggaccgtctctagatgttgccaacttggacttcccaagcgcttagtccagtgctctgcacacagtaagcgctcagtaaatacgattgattgagtcagtcgtatttattgagcgcttactgtgtgcagagcactggactaagcactctgtTAGTAATTAGACATCTGCCTCTGTGGCCAAGGTGCAAAGTAGACAAAAACTTTATCTCCCCCAATCAAAAGAACTCAGTTTGCTGCCATTAAGTTTGAGAGCAGGACGGCtagcagtcagtagtatttattgagcgcccactgtgtgcagagcaccgttactaagtgcttgggagcggacaacacagtagagaagcagcgtggcccagtggaaagagcatgggctttggagccagtggtcatgggttcgaatccaggctccgccaattgtcagctgtgtgactttgggcaagtcgcttaccttctctgggcctcagttccctcagctgtaaaatggggattgactgtgagacaacctgatcactctgtagcccccccagtacttagaacagtgctttgcacatagtaataataataatgatggtatttattaagcgcttgctatatgcaaagcactgttctaagcgccggggaagttacaaagtgatcaggttgtcccacgtggggttcacagccttaatccccattttacagatgaggtaactgaggcccagagatgttaagcgacttgcccaaagtcacacagctgacaattggcggagccgggattcggacccaggacctctgactccaaagcctgggctcttttccactgagccacgctgtttctcaaatacaagtcggcaacctatagagacggtccttatcaatcaatcaattgtatttattgagcgcttactgtgtgcagagcactgtactaagcgcttgggaagtacaagttggcaacatatagagacggtccctacccaacaacgcgctcacagtctagaagtcccaacgctcagtacagtgctctgccatcagtaaatgctcactaaaggCCCTTGATTGACTGCCCTTTATTAAGCTTATTTTGCCAGAACCTGCGCCCCATCTTGGGAGCTACCGGCCCATCTGCTTCAGGCCGTGGTtttgatcccccttctagactgtgagcccactgttgggtagggaccgtctctatatgttgcccacttggacttcccaagcgcttagtacagtgccctgcacacagtaagcgctcaataaatacgactgaatgaatccatccgACTGCTGCCTTCCTTCATCCGTGGGAGTTGACAGGCCGCTCCAGAATTATGGCATTAAAGCCTTAATTCCGGTGTTCTCCTGAGCCCCACCACACATTAGggtccttattatcattattattattctcttctctgggcctgtgacccCATCCagaaatgcggattgagactggaataataataatgatggcatttggtaggcaaagcactgtactaagcgccgggaaggtgacaaggtgattaggttgtcccatggtggtgctcacagtcttaatccccattttacagatgcagtcactgaggcccagaaaagtgaagtgacttgcccgaagtcacacagctgacaattggtggggctgggatttgaacccatgacctctgactccaaagcccgagctctttccactgcaccacgctgcttctcttctcttcatttgtacagatttattactctattttacttgtacatatttactattctattgattttattttgttaatatgtgttgttttgttgtccgtctcccccttctagactgtgagcccgctgttggggagggaccgtctctatatgttaccaacttggacttcccaaccgcttagtacagtgctctgcacacagtaagcgctcaataaatacgattgatgatgatgatgacttcccaagcgcttagtacagtgctctgcacatagtaagcgcttaacaaataccatcattattattatataatgtttggttctgttctctgttctgttctctgtctcccccttttagactgtgagcccactgttgggtagggactgtttctatatgttgccaatttgtacttcccaagcgcttagtacagtgctctgcacatagtaagcgctcaataaatacgattgattgattgattgattattatatactattggatggtctccccccccaccccgcccccaaaaTCCAGTGGAAGCCAAGCATCCTCTAAGCCCGAgtccttgaatttgctcccttccttcacctctccctcaggcctacacatccataatttatttacttatttattatttaacttattaatccgtaatttattaatatctgtctcccccctctagactgtaagctcactgtgggcaaaggagcgtgtctgccaactccgttatactgtactcccccaagactttagtacagcgctgtgcacacagtaagaagcagcttggctcaatggaaaagagctcaggctttggagtcagaggtcatgggttcaaatcccggctctgccagttgtcagctgtgtgactttgggcaagccccttaacttctctgtgcctcagtgacctcatctgtaaaatggggatgaagactgtgagccccccgtgggacagcctgatcaccttgtaacctcctcagagcttagaacggtgcttggcacataataagcgcttaataaatgccatcattataagtactccatcatcatcaatcgtatttattgagcgcttactatgcgcagagcactattaagcgcttgggaagtacaaattggcaacatataaatacagttgattgctaCTCACACGAAGGGGTCCAAGGAAGAGGATCCCCACCGCCGGGAgggcgggggaccaggaccgagttCCGCGCGGGAAGCGGAGACAGGGAATGCCGCCTGCTTCGAACGGACAAGGTTTATTTGCAGAAGAGGACGGGGCGAGGACGACTTCCGGGAGGCCCCCCAATCATGGATTATGACCGGAATAGAATTTCGACAGGAAGTCCTTGGGTCGTGGCATTTCTGTTTCATGGAAGAAGCGCATGACGTGCGTCCGCTGCTTCCACACTTTGATGGTCTCCTCCAGTTCCATCTTCCCCTGCGCGAACGGGAAGAGAGCCCgagttgggggaaggaaggaaagcgtTTAAAGCGAGGGCCcgaggaagtcaatcaatcaatcaatcaatcgtatttattgactgaatacccaacagacaatgactctcccctccttcaaggccttattgaaggcccacctcctccaggaggccttctgcccatttgtacttcccaagcgcttagtccggcgctctgcacatcatcatcatcaatcgtatttattgagcgcttactatgtgcagagcactgtactaagcgcttgggaagtacaaattggcaacatctagagacagtccgtacccaacagtgggctcacagtctaaaacagggagacggagaacaaaaccaaacatactaacaaaataaaataaatacaataggtatgtacaaataaaataaatacacatagtaagcacccagtaagtatgaatgacttactatccaacagacaatgactctcccctccttcaaagccttaccgaaggcccacctcctccaggaggccttctgcccatctgtacttcccaagcgcttagtccggcgctctgcacatagtaagcgcccagtaagaagcagcgtggctcattggaaagagcaggggctttggagtcagaggtcatgagttcgaatcccggctccgccacatgtctgctgtgtgaccttgggcaagtcacttcacttctctgagcctcagttacctcatctgtaaaatggggattaagactgtgagccccacgtgggacaacttgatcaccttgtatcccccccagcgcttagaacagtgctctgcacatggtaagcacttaataaatgccattattattattgagcgcttactgtgtgcagagcactgtactaagcgcttgggatgtccccTTGGGGCCCTGCTGCCGTGACCCGAGAGCAGGGGTGCCGACTTTTCCAGCTTGAGCCCGGGGACGTAAGCGGAGGGCGGATTTTAGAAGGGATGAGAAAGGGAATAAGGCAGAAAGCCCGGTGGCTTTGgggcctgcccacaacaagctcacagtctagagggggagacagacattaatataaatcaatagataaataaatcacagatatatgtGCTAtgcggatgggaaggaggatgaatgaaggagcaagtaagtggcgcaggagggagtgggagaagaggagaggaagggcttattccatgatggcatttaatgcctatcactattaataataataatggcgtttattaagcgcttactatgtgctaagcactgttctatattattattattattaatagtaaacaacaataataagtcTAAGTAGCCTTAggacctagttcattcattcaatcgtatttcttgagcgcttactgtatgcaaagcactgttccaagcgcttgggaagtacaagtcggcaacatatagagacggtccctacggtatttgttcattcactcaaccaaccgtatttattgagcacttactgggtgcagagcactatactaagcgctcgggaagtacaagtcggcaataaatacgatcaaatgaatgaatgaacttgtacttcccaagcgcttagtccagtgctctgcacacagtaagtgctcaataaatacgatcaaatgaatgaatgaacttgtacttcccaagcgcttagtccagtgctctgcacacagtaagtgctcaataaatatgatcaaatgaatgaatgaacttgtacttcccaagcgcttagtccagtgctctgcacacagtaagtgctcaataaatacgatcaattgaatgaatgaacttgtacttcccaagcgcttagtccagtgctctgcactcagtaaatacgatcgaatgaatgaatggccttgtacttcccaagggcttagtacagtgctctgcacacagtaagcgcccaataaatacgatcgaatgaacatctagagacagtccctacccaacagcgggctcacagtctagaagggggagacagacgacaaaacaaaacctagtTCTCCCCCCTCTACTGTTCCTTTGAAACACTGAGCGTCCACCCACCAGCCCGTAGAGGtgatcaaatataataataataataatgacggtatttgttaagcgcttactatgtgcagagcactgtactaagcgcttgggaagtccaagttggtaacatacagagacagtccctacccaacagcgggctcacagtctagaagggggagacggacaacaaaacaacacatattaaaataaatagaatagtaaatatgtacaagtaaaatagagtaataaatctgtacaaataaatcgaagagaagaagcgtggcgcagtgggaagagctcgggctttggagtcagaggtcatcaatcgtatttattgagcgcttactgtgtgcagagcactggactaagcgcttgggaagtccaagtcggcaacatctagagacggtccctacccaacagcgggctcacagtctagaagggggagacggagaacaaaacagatgagcaaaataaaataaatagaacataacGAGCGAGTCGCAGGCCACCACGGGCCCCGCCCACCCTCCGTCCACCCCCAGGACAGTCCGCCCGCTCGGCTACCTTGACGACCAGCAGGTCAATGGCTCTGGGGTCGGTGACGTGAGCGTTTTTCACGAACATCTCCCGCACCTTGTCACGCCCCTGCTTCACGGAGATGTCCAGCTGGAACAGGTGCACTAGAAGGACAACGGTTTCCTGAGCAGCCCGCCTGGTTAAAACCTCCTTCGTCGGGGCCCCACAGTTGTCTACAACACATGAGCGGggattatctttgcccagaaacgctctgggcatattactcccctcctcaaaaatctccagtggctaccaatcaatctgcgcatcaggcagaaactcctccccctgggcttccaggctgtccatccatcccctggccccctcctccctcacctcccttctgtccttctccagcccagcccgcaccctccgctcctccgccgctaatctcctccccgtacctcattctcgcctgtcccgccatcgacccccgggcctggaatggcctccctctgcccatccgccaagctggctctcttcctcccttcaaggccctgctgagagctcacctcctccaggaggccttcccacactcagccccttccttcctctccccctcgtccccctctccatcccccccatcttacccccttcccttccccacagcacctgtatatatgtttgtacatatttattactctattgatttatttatttattttacttgtacatatctattctatttattttattttgttagtatgtttggttttgttctctgtctcccccttttagactgtgagcccactgctgggtagggactgtctctatatgttgccaatttgtacttcccaagcgcttagtgcagtgctctgcacatagtgagcgctcaataaatacgattgatgatgatgattgcgtcTCCTGTGATTAGTGCAGCGCTCAGACCAGAGTAGGGTCCTCAATAAATCAATTCCAGAATTCCTCCAGGCAGGAAGCCAGGCTCGAAGTCCATTCTGGCCtctgatgcagtgtggcttagtggctacagcccaggccccataagggcctgggttctaatcccagttccatcacttgcctgctgtggcgtctccttcattcattcagtcgtatttattgagcgcttactgtgtgcagagcgctgtactaagtgctcgggcagtacaagatggcaacatctagagacggtccctacccgacaacgggctcacagtctagaagggggagacagacgacagaatgaaacatgtggacaggtgtcaaggcgtcagaataaacagaagtaaagctagatgcacagcatcaacaaaataaatagaatagtaaatatgtacaagtaaaatgaatagagtagcagacttgctcaaggtcacgtagcagacaagtggcggagccgggattagtacgtccaacttgattaacttgtaactaccccactgcttaatacagtgtctggcacctaataagcacttcacaaatgcagcaaaaaaaattaaaagcagtcacttcacttttctgtgcctcagttacctcatctgtaaaatggggattaagagtgtgagccccagatgggacagggactgcgtccagcctgattaacctgtattcattcaatgggatttattgagcacttactgtgtgcagagcactgtactgagcgcttgggaagtacaagttggaaatggcatttgttaagcgctcactcacagtcgtaatccccactttacagatgagggaaccgaggcacagagaagttaaatgacttgcccaaagtcacacagctgacaagtggcagagctggaatttgaataataataataataatgatggcatttattaagcgctgttctaagcgctggggaggatgcaaggtgatcaggttgtcccacgggggactcacagtcttcatccccatttgacagatgagggaactgaggcccagagaagtgaagtaacttgcccaaagtcacacagctgacaagtggcggagccggcatttgaacccatgacctctgactccaaagcccgggctctttccactgagccatgctgcttctcttatatgtaccccagcacttagaacagtgcttgtcacatagtaagcacttaagtactattattattattattagtaatttgTGCAGTGCTCAGACCACGGTAgagttctcaataaatcaatTCCAGAATTCCTCCAAGCAGAAAGCAGGCTCAAAGtccacagagaatcaatcgtatttattgagcgcttactgtgtgcagagcactgtactaagcgcttaagaagggcctgggttctaatcccagctccactgcttgtctgctgtgtgatcccgggcaagtcacttcactcttctgtgcctcagttccctcatctgtaaaattgggagtaagactatgagccccacatgggacaacctgattaccttgtgtctatcctaatgcttggaacggtgcttggcacaaagtaaacgcttagcaaataccaccattattattttccattattattttccaagcgcttagtacagtgctctgcacatagtaagcgctcaataaatacgattgatgatgatgattttcctgggcctccgttccctcacctgtaaaatggagattaagactgagggccccctgtgggacagggactgtgtccaacctgcttagcttgtatccatcccagcacttagtacagtgcctggcccgtactaattcattcattcatctcattcagtcgtatttattgagcgcttactgtgtgcagagcactggactaagcgcttgggaagtccaagttggcaacctctagagacggtccctacccaacagcgggctcacagtctagaagggggagacagagaacaaaacatactaacaaaataaaataaatagaataaatatgcacaaataaaatagagtaataaatccatacaaacatatatacatatatccaggtgctgtggggaggggaaggaggtaagggggggggggggatggggagggggctcagtgttactaagcatttaagatcccagctctgccacttttctactgtgcgaccctgggcaagtcacttcacttcatcatcccccccatcttacctccttcccttccccacagcacctgtatatatgtatatatgtctgtacatatttattactctatgtatttattttacttgtacatatctattctatttattttattttgttagtatgtttggttttgttctctgtctcccccttctagactgtgagcccactgttgggtagggaccatctttctttgttgccaacttggacttcccaagcgcttagtacagtgctctgcacacagtaagcgctcaataaatacgattgattccccacagcacctgtatatatgtatatgtttgtacatatttattactctatttatttatttattttacttgtacatatctattctatttattttattttgttagtatgtttggttttgttctctgtctcccccttttagactgtgagcccactgttgggtagggaccgtctctatgtgttgccgacttgtacttcccaagcgctcagtccagtgctctgcacacagtaagcgttcaataaatacgattgattgattgattgattccccacagcacctgtgtatatgtatatatgtttgtacgtatttattactctatttatttattttacttgtacatatctattctattcattttattttgttagtatgtttggttttgttctctgtctcccccttctagactgcgagcccgctgttgggtagggaccgtctctagatgttgccagcttggacttcccgagcgcttagtacagtgctctgcacacaggaagcgctcaataaacatgattgattccccacagcacctgtgtatatgtatatatgtttgtacatatttattactctatttattttacttgtacatatctattctatttattttattttgttagtatgtttggttttgttctctgtctcccccttctagactgtgagcccgctgttgggtagggattgtctctagatgttgccaacttggacttcccaagcgcttagtccagtgctctgcacacaggaagcgctcaataaatacaactgattgattattattgctgCCTCTAAGGGTTCTGGGGCTCCGGCCTTCAACTCTCGCGAgattgaaaggggggagagacgcGGCTCTGGGGCTCCGGCCCCCAAAACTCGCGAGATCGAGGAGGGCCCCAGCTCTGGGGCTTCGGCTTCCAACTCTCGCGAGATCTAGAGAAGGGGGGGGCAGGCCTAGTTTCGAGGCTCCGATCCCCCCCAAGTCTCGCGAGATCGATGGTGGGCGTGGCTCTGTCCCCCGTGCCCCCGCCGTCCCCGTGACCCCGGTGCCCTTCCTTTGGGGATGGAGGGGACCTTGAGAGGCGGAGCTCGGCGGCGCCCCAAACCGCGGCACTTACAGGTGTTGGGGATCTCCCGGTACCAGGCCCGGTACAGCTCCCGCACCCGCCGCTTCGCCTCGTTCAGGTCCCGGCTGAAGATGGGCTTCACTGAGGTGCTGCCCGCGGCCGCCGCCGCAACGCCCCGCAACCCGCCCGCCGCCATCTTGGTAAAGCCATCAAGTGCCGGCtgcggtggggagagggaggtcggGGTAAAGTTCATCCATTGGCTGAGGCCAGGGGGCAGGAGCTCATCCATTGGCTGAGGCCAGGGCGGAGGCGTTCATCCATTGGCTGAGGCGAGGAGGGAGGGGTACAAccatgaggggagggggaggagctcaTCTATTGGCTGAGGCGAGGGGGAAACGTGTATTCATTGGCTGAGGCTAAAGGGAGACGTTCATCCATTGGTTGAGGCGAGGAGGGAGGAGCTCATCCATtggctgaggagaggagggaggagctcaTCCATTGGCGGAGGGGAGGAGCTCATCCATTGGctgaggccaggggaaggagttcATCCATTGGCTGAGGCGAGGGGGGAGGGGCTCATCCATTGGCTGAGGCCAGGGGGAGGCGTTCATCCATTGGCTGgggcgaggagggagggggtacaaccatgaggggagggggaggatctcATCTATTGGCTGAGGTGAGGGGGAATCGTGCATTCATTGGCTGAGGCTAGGGGAAGACGTTCATCCATTGGTTGAGGCGAGGAGGGAGGAGCTCATCCATtggctgaggagaggagggaggagctcaTCCATTGGCGGAGGG belongs to Tachyglossus aculeatus isolate mTacAcu1 chromosome 14, mTacAcu1.pri, whole genome shotgun sequence and includes:
- the NDUFA6 gene encoding NADH dehydrogenase [ubiquinone] 1 alpha subcomplex subunit 6 → MNFTPTSLSPPQPALDGFTKMAAGGLRGVAAAAAGSTSVKPIFSRDLNEAKRRVRELYRAWYREIPNTLHLFQLDISVKQGRDKVREMFVKNAHVTDPRAIDLLVVKGKMELEETIKVWKQRTHVMRFFHETEMPRPKDFLSKFYSGHNP